CGTCAACATCGTCCTCGACCCCTTCCTGATCCTCGGTCTCGGTCCGTTCCCGGCACTGGGAATCGAGGGGGCCGCCTACGCGACCGCCGCCGGCTTCCTCTGTGGGTTCCTGCTCGCGGCCGGACTGACGCTCGGCGGGCGCGACAGCTACACGTTGACCCGCGAGTCGGTCGGCTTCGAGGTCGACGAGTTCCGCGAACTGATCGACGTCGGCGGGCCGACGACCGCCCAGCGACTCGGCGGCCAGTCGGTCCGCGTGGTACTCGTCAGTATCGTCGCCATCACCGGCGGGGCCGCCGGACTGGCGGCGTACACGGTCGGCGCACGCATCGCCGCCATCGCGTACATCCCGGCGAGTGGCCTCCAGCAGGCCGCCCAGAGCATCGTCGGCCAGAACCTCGGCGCAGGCCAACCGGGGCGGGCGAGTCGAGTCACGTGGGTCGGCGTCGGCATCGCGGCCGGTGCGCTGTCTGTCGTCGGCGCGATCCAGTGGGTCGTCCCGGAGTTCATCACCACCGTCTTCGTGCCGGATCTGACCCCTCTCGGCTTCGAGTACACCGTGACGTATCTGGAGATTCTGGCGTACAGCTACTGGGCCATCGGCGGCACCTACCTGTTCCTCGGCGGGTTCAACGGCGCGCGCCGGACCCGGACGAGTCTGGTCGTCGACCTGCTGAAGTACTGGGGCATCAGGTTCCCCATCGGCGTCCTCGCGCTCCCGACGACGTTCGCGGTCTCGCTGCTCGGCGTCTCGCTCACTCCCGGTGTCGGCCTCGGGGTCACGGCCATCTTCTGGGCGGTGACCATCTCGAACGTCGTCACCGTGGTCGGCGTGGGCGCGTACTACTGGTACACGACGAACGACGGGATGTTGGAACGGGCCGCAGACAGCGTCTCGAACTCGGCGTCGGGCGACTGATCGGGCCGAGCGTTCGACCGTCCGGGTCGGCTCACTCCTGGCGCGACGGCGGGATGTCGGGTTCCCACGCGACCGCCTCGACGGCCGCGTCGAGGACGCCGTCGACGTTCTCGTCTGCGGTGACGCTCATGTACGCGTCGGCCGCGACGTCGCGCGACTGGTCGCTCTTGTTACAGACCGTGAGGACGGGCACGTCGCGGCTGGCGAACCGGCGTTCGACCGCGTCCCGCAGTTCGAGTTGGACGTCGATAGGGTAGCCACAGTCACCGGAGGCGTCCACGACGAAGACGACCGCGTCTGCGAGGTGCTCTAAGGCGGAGACGGCCTGGCGTTCGATGTCGTTGCGCTCGTCTTCCGGGCGGTCGAGCAGGCCGGGCGTGTCGACGATCTGGTAGCGGACCCGGTCGTGCTCGAAGTGGCCGATCTGGACGCCGCGCGTGGTGAAGGGGTAGGTGGCGATCTCGTTCGAGGCGCGGGTGACGTGGTTGACGAACGAGGATTTGCCGACGTTGGGGTAGCCGGCGACGACGATCGCGGGTTCGTCCGGGCGGATGTCCGGCACGGTCTTCAGTGCGTCGCGGGCCTCGCCGATGCGCAGGAGGTCGTCCGCGATCTGTTCCACGATGTCGGCCATGCGGGCGAACGCCTGCTTGCGGTGTTTCCGGGCGGTTTCGGGGGTCGTCCGCCGGAGTTTCGGCTGGTACTCGCGTTTGATCTCGTCGATCTGTCGGCTGGCCCAGGTGACCCGCGAGAGGGCCTGCCGGAGTTCGTCCACGTCGACGATGGCGTCCGCGAGTTCGTAGTAGAAGGGGTCGACGAGTTCGAAGTCGGGCCACTGGGTGACGACGTTCTCCAGGTTGTCCGAGAGGATGTTCGCCGAGGTGGTCAGCATCGACTGCTGTGCCTCGAGTCCCTCCTTCGCTCGCCCGGACCGGGCGGCCCTGGAGAAGGCCTTGTCCACCAGTTCCTCCGCGCGTGGGGTGGTGGGGAGATTCTCGAAAATCATTTGCCGACTCTTGCGCGTCGGGCCGTATAAGCGCGTTCGTTGCGCTTCGTGGGTGTGTGAGTGTGTCTCGGGTTGGAAGTGGTGTGTGGCGTGGAGTACGGATTCGGGGTGGGCGAGGTCGGTGCTTCGGTCGCGGCGGAGACTGCGACGGGACTTGATTAGTTGCTGTGACAACGCTCGTACCGCAGACCGCGACCATGACAGCATCCGCACCGCAGACTGTGACAGCATCCGCACCGCAGACCGTGACAGCATCCGCACCGCAAACAGCAACGCTACTCGATCCGGGACAACCGGAATATTCGACCGCATCCGCGACCGCGACAGCACCGCAGACCGCCACTGCACAGCACCGCAACCGCGACCGCACCTCGATCCTCCCCAGCCTCGTGACAGAGCGAGAACGGAGCTCTCGCTAGCCCTCGTTCGGTTTCCTCACGAGGACGCACTCCGCACCGCCCGCGTCACTCCCTCGCACGCGTCAAGTCGCGCGCGCCGACAGCACAGCACCGCGACGACCGACTTTCCACCACAACTCGCGCTACACTTACCAGTCGAGTGGGCTGGCGCGAGTTCATCTCGCGCCGACGGTCGCAGGTAGGCGCACACGCTGATCCGACTGGTCCACCCCAGTTGCGTGCGCTTTCGCAGATTCCACCGGGTGGGACTGAAAGGGGCCGGCGTCTCGACTGGTCCCCGACGCACCAAGCAGAGCGAGACCGGAGGTCTCGCCAGCCTGAGGGAAGCGCGCAGGAAGTCGCGGGCCATCGAGACGCCGGGGGCTTTCATTTCTCGTTCTCGCCGACCGACTCAACCGAGTTCTCTGCGACAGATTCGACCGAGTTCTCTGCGACAGATTCGACCGAGTTCTCTGCGACAGATTCGACCGAGTTCTCTGCGACAGATTCGACCGAGTTCTCTGCGACAGATTCGACCGAGTTCTCGCCGACCGATTCGACCGAATTCTCTCCAACAGAGATTCACCCACGCGAGTCGTCCACCACGTCTCGTCGGTAGACAGACCGAACCCCTAAAGTCGAGTGCGGACTTGCGTCCAACAATGACCACGCTCGGAACTGCGAGTGCGGCCCCCGGCGAGATGGACACGGGCCGCCTCGAGGTCGGGGAGACGCGGGACGGGAGCCCCGTCGAACTCCCCGTCGCCGTCGTCAACGGCGCACGCGACGGCGAGACGCTCTACCTGCAAGCGGCCTCGGATGGCGACGAACTCAACGGCGTCGGGGTGATCCAGCGGGTCGTCCCCCGGTTGGACCCGGCGGACCTCGCCGGCACCATCCTGATCGTCGGCATCGTCAACTACCACGCCTTCCAGGTCGCGGAGCACCGCAACCCGATCGACGACACGAAGATGAACCGCGCGTACCCCGGCGACGCGAACGGCACCTCCTCGGAGCGCATCGCCGCCGCCACCTTCGAGGCGGCGACGCGGGCCGACCTCGTTCTCGACCTCCACCAGGGCTCTACGAGTCGGATGATCGACGAGGTGCGGGTCCGGTGTGGGCCGCGCCACCGCCTCCACCGTGAGTGTCTCGAACTGGCGAAGACCTTCGGCTGTGGCTACGTCCTCGATCAGAAGGGCCCCGACGGGCAACTCGCCCGCGCCGGTCCCGACGAGGGGATTCCGACCGTCGACCCGGAACTCGGCGGCTGTGTCGGCTGGGACGAGTCCAGCATCCAGCGCGGCGTCGAGGGGGTGTTCAACGTCCTCCGGGGGTACGGCTTCCTCGACGGCTCCGTCGACCGTCAGCGACAGACGCGCGCCACGGGCTTCGATCAGTACGGCTCGCCGGCGGGTGGCCTCGTGCGGTTCCAGCAGGAACTCGGCGACGAGGTGCGGGCCGGCGACACGCTGTTCGAGGTGACGGACACCTTCGGGAGCCTGAAGGCCCGTATCACCGCCGACTCCGACGGCATCTTCTGGCGCTCCCGGCGACTCCCGCAGGTGGCGACCGGCGAGTACGTCTGCTCTGTCGGGATCGACATCGACAGTTACTGACACCCCACCTGCGAACCGTCTCTCATGCTCCGCTGTGCCGACTGCGGCCGAACCGACGACCACCGCTGGCGCTGTCACTGCGGCGGGCCACTGGACTTCGCAGACTCGGCGGTTCCCGAGGGTCAAGCCCCCGATCCCGCCAGTTTCGACACCCGCGACGGTCTCTGGAGTTTCGCCGACTTCCTGCCGGTCGCCCGTGAAGTGAGCCTCGGCGAGGGACTCACCCCACTCGTCTCGGCATCCGACTGGGACGCCCAGTTCAAACTGGAGTACGTCTTCCCCACCGGGAGCTTCAAAGATCGCGGGGCGACGACGACCCTCTCGCGGGCCGTGGCTGTCGGCGCGGATCGGGTCGTCGAGGACTCCTCGGGCAACGCCGGGGCCGCCATCGCCACCTACGCCGCCCGTGCCGGCCTGCCGGCGGACATCTACGTCCCGGCCGACGCCAAAGCGTCGAAACTCCGGGCTATCGAGCGCGCCGGGGCGACCGCGATCCGCGTCGAAGGCGACCGACAGGCGGTGACCGACGCCTGCATCGCGGCGGTCGAGGGCGAGTCGCGGGCCGCAGGCGACGAACGGGTCTACTACGCCAGCCACGCGTGGGACCCCGCGTTCTACGCCGGTACCGCGACGATGGCGTACGAGATCGCACTCCAGCGTGACTGGTCGGTGCCCGACGCCGTGGTCTGCCCACTCGGTCACGGCACCCTGTTCCTCGGCGCGTATCGCGGCTTTCGCGCGCTCCGCGAAGCGGGGTGGATCGACCGTGTACCGCGACTGCTCGGCGTGCAGGCCGAGGGGTACGCACCCATCGCCGAGACGCTCCACCCGGTCGAGTCGGCGGCGGGCGACAGCAACGACCGCGCGGACGGTATCCAGATTCGCCAGCCAGCGCGCCGCGAGCAACTGCTCGACGCCGTCGACGCGACCGACGGCGACGTTGTCGCACTCGGGAGCGAGGCGGTCGAGACGGAACTGGACCGCCTCCACCGTGCCGGGTTCTACACCGAACCGACGTGTGCGGTAGCTCCTGCTGGACTCCGCGAGTACCGCGAGCGTGGCGTGCTGTCGGCCGAGGACGACGTGGTCGTCCCGCTGACCGGGAGTGGGCTGAAGAACTGAGTCGTGGTTCTGCGTCGAAAGTTTCGTGGTTCGATTCGGGACCGGCGACGTGATCAGGACCGCGCCAGCACCAGTCCGGCGAGGACGAGCAGACCGCCGACCGCGAGTGCGACGAGTGGGACCGTGACCGCTTCGACCGAGACTGCGACCGCTACTGCGAGTGTGCCGACCGACACCCCGGCGACCGCGAGTTCGACACGACTCGGCGCGGTCCCGTCGGCGTGCCACGCACTGACGACGGCGTGTCCGAGGACTGCCAGCGGAAACGCGGTCCCGACGACGACCGCGAGGTGGACGGCGACGACACCGACCGCGTCCACTGCCGGGAGTGTCCCGCCGACCGCACTCCCCACGGCGTAGGTCGTCAGGAGTGCGAGTAGCGAGACGGCGAGTGTGCGTTCGACACTGCGGGCAGAGGGGTGGAGGAACGTCGCTGGCTGGACCATGCACTCGACTTCTCGGGCGAGTGGGAAGAGCGTTCGGGAGACCGGCGGCGACAGACGCGTGAGCCTCGATAACTGGTCGCAGATCGCACGAGGGTCGGGAGATTCGTAACGTATTTCAGTTCGACCGGAGTACCAGTAGGTGCGTGTCCGGGTTGGGGTAGTGGACCATCCTTCAGCCTTGTGGAGGCTGAGACGCGGGTTCGATTCTCGCACCTGGACCTTCCTTCCGACGCCGACCGACGAGCGACGCGACTCTCCTGTGATCGCCCACAGCGACTTGTGCCGGCCGGTCGAACTCGGCCTGTGACCGACGACCGGGACGACCCCGACACGGAAGCCGAGTCCGACGCCGACGGATCGGTCGACGACGCGGTGCCACTCACCGACTGGCGCCGCGTCGAATCCGCACTCCGCGACCTCGACGGCACCGTCACCGCGACCGACGACCGCATCGAACTCCGATCCGGGAGCGCTCGCTTCGCCGTCACCCGTGACGGTCGCGTCGAGGCCGGGATGCCGCTCCACGACCTGACGACCGGGCGCGTGACCGCACTGGCGGTCGACCACGACCGCGGTGCGATCCGACTGGTGACAGACGACGGCGAGATGGCGTACGAGTTTCGGCTCCCCTGAGTGACGACTGGGCGGGCCGCGACCGGACCCCGGAGGCGGCTCAGGACTTGTGCGTGAACAACACCGGCCGGTCGTCGTGGACCGAGACGCAGATGTCCAGCAGTTCGGTCTGCCGGAGACTGGTGGACTGCTCCTTGCAGACGACCAGCGAGTCGAACGAGTCCTCACAGATCGGACAGGCGACTGCAGTCGTGTTCTGGTAGAGTTTGATCTCGGGGTTGTCCTCCCGTGGCGTCAGCGACGAGACGAGGTTCTCGAAGTCGTCCATGTGCAGTAGTGCCGAGGCCGGGAGGATAAATCTACGGCGCGTCCGCAGGGCGTGCCGACGACTCGGCTCGACGACGAGCACCGTCGATTCGACTTCCGGAGCCGGTACGGTGATGTGTGTCGGCGACACTGTGTGGGACGATGACAGGCGAGAGTCGGCAGAGAGGAGTCGCAGGCCGACCGACGCGGGGAGCGGGACCGTGACCGATCCACTCGCGGACGCCGACGTGCACCGGGTGCTGGACGCCGACGGGCACGTCCTGCCGGACGCCGAGGTGCCGGACCTCTCCGACGAGACGCTAGTGGACGTCTACCGCGACATGCGCGTCACCCGGCGGTTCGACGAACGCGCCGTCAGCCTCCAGCGACAGGGCCGGATCGGCACCTACGCGCCCTCCGCCGGGCAGGAGGCGTCGGCGGTCGCCTCGACGCACGCGCTGGCCGACCGGGACTACGTGAGCTACCAGTACCGCGAACACGGCGCGGTCGTCGTCCGGGACCTCCTCTCGGAGTACCTCCCCTACTGGATGGGCCACGAGTCCGGCAACGCCGCGATGGTCGAGGGGAACGTCGTCCCGCTAAACATCGGTGTCGGGTCGCACATCCCCCACGCTGTCGGCCTGGCGTGGGCCGCCAGCCTCCGGGGCGACGACACGGTCGTCGCCTGCCACTTCGGCGACGGCGCGACCTCGGAGGGTGACTTCCACGAGGGGCTGAACTTCGCGGGCGTCTTCGACACGCCGAGCGTCTTCTGCTGTCACAACAACGGCTGGGCCATCTCCATCCCCGAGGGCGAACAAACTGCGAGCGACACCTTCGCCGAGAAGGCGGTCGCCTACGGGTTCGATGGCATGCGCGTGGACGGGATGGATCCACTCGCCAGTTACGCCGTGACGCGTGAAGCGGTCGAGCGCGCTCGTAACTCGGATTCCGATGCCGAGGGACCGCGCCCGACGCTGATCGAGTTCGTGGAGTACCGGTTCGGTGCGCACACGACCGCCGACGACCCCGGCGTCTACCGCGACGAGTCGACGGTCGACCACTGGCGCGACCTCGATCCGATCCCGCGCTACGAGACGTTTCTGCGGGAGACCGGCCGCATCGACGACGAGGGCGTGCAGGCCATCGCGGACGAGGCCGACGAGGTAGTCGCCGAAGCGGTCGACGTCGCCAGCGAAGTCGACGCCGATCCGGCAGAGATGTTCGCGGATGCCTACGCCGACCTCCCGCCCGAGGTCCGGCGACAGCGCGACGAGTTGCTCCGACAGGTCGAAGCGTTCGGTGACGACGCCTTCCTGCGCGAGGAGTGAGGTGGAGGTAGTGAGTCGGCGACGGGCGGGTCCGCGACCGGATCAGTCCGCGGCTCTGCGGGCGACGACCGCGTAGAAGGGGTCGCCAGTCGCTGGCGTCTCGCGGAGCGTCTCGACCGACTCGAAGCCACCGGCCGCGTCGCAGTATCGTCGCACGAGGTCGGCACGCGCGTCCATCGACGCCGCACGCCACGCGCGGATCGCCTTCTGCGGGAACATCCGGTTCGAGAAGGAGACCGCGAGGACGCCGCCGGGGGCGAGTACGCGAGCGATCTCGCGGAAGACGGCGGTCGGATACTGGAGGTACTGGACCGAGACCGCGATCAGCACCGCGTCGAAGCTGTGGTCGTCGAAGGGGAGCGACTGGTCGGCGTTGAGGTTCTGGACGAACGAGTCGTCCAGTCGGTCGTTGGCCGCCAGTTCCGCGCGGTTCAGGCCGTGGCCGACGACGCGGGGGTAGCTGGCGTCCGGCGGCAGGTGTGAGACCCAACTGCTCATCAGGTCGAGGACGCGGGCGTCGGCCGGAAGCTCCCGGCGGTAGAGCGCGGTGAGTCGCTCGCGGAACTGCTCGTCGACGTGGTGGACGAAGCGCGGACTGACGTAGAAGTCGCGGTCGTCGCCGTCGAGGAGTTTCTGGCGGTCGGTCGCGTCCAGCACCGTATCCATATCGAAGCGCAGGATGCGGGCGGCTTCAGGCTGTCGGCGGGCACGGGAGGCTTCGGTCGGCTGCGGACGCGACGACCAGTCTTATTCTCGTCGCGTGCGTCCCTCCGCGCATGCAGGTCGCGCTCCTGACGGTCGGCGACGAGATTCTCGCGGGGGACATCGAGAACACGAACGCGACGTGGCTCGCCCGCCAGTTGACCGAGCGCGGTGTGACCGTCACCCGAATTCTGACGGTGCCGGACGACCGGGGGCTGATCGCCGAGACGCTCCGCGACTGGACCGCCCAGTTCGACGCGGTGGTGGTCACCGGGGGACTGGGCGGCACGCCGGACGACGTGACCATGGACGCGGTGGCCGACGCGGTCGGGGTGGAGATGGCCGTGAACGACGAAGCGAAGACGGACGTGGAGGCGACGATCGCCGCGTACCGCGAGCAGTACCCCGACCTCGCCGAGCGCTACCCGGATCTCGATCTGGACGTGACCCAGCACGCCTCGATTCCGGCCGGCGCGCGACCACTGCTGAACACGGTCGGCCTGTCGCCGGG
This genomic window from Salinirubrum litoreum contains:
- a CDS encoding thiamine pyrophosphate-dependent dehydrogenase E1 component subunit alpha; this translates as MTDPLADADVHRVLDADGHVLPDAEVPDLSDETLVDVYRDMRVTRRFDERAVSLQRQGRIGTYAPSAGQEASAVASTHALADRDYVSYQYREHGAVVVRDLLSEYLPYWMGHESGNAAMVEGNVVPLNIGVGSHIPHAVGLAWAASLRGDDTVVACHFGDGATSEGDFHEGLNFAGVFDTPSVFCCHNNGWAISIPEGEQTASDTFAEKAVAYGFDGMRVDGMDPLASYAVTREAVERARNSDSDAEGPRPTLIEFVEYRFGAHTTADDPGVYRDESTVDHWRDLDPIPRYETFLRETGRIDDEGVQAIADEADEVVAEAVDVASEVDADPAEMFADAYADLPPEVRRQRDELLRQVEAFGDDAFLREE
- a CDS encoding NOG1 family protein, whose amino-acid sequence is MIFENLPTTPRAEELVDKAFSRAARSGRAKEGLEAQQSMLTTSANILSDNLENVVTQWPDFELVDPFYYELADAIVDVDELRQALSRVTWASRQIDEIKREYQPKLRRTTPETARKHRKQAFARMADIVEQIADDLLRIGEARDALKTVPDIRPDEPAIVVAGYPNVGKSSFVNHVTRASNEIATYPFTTRGVQIGHFEHDRVRYQIVDTPGLLDRPEDERNDIERQAVSALEHLADAVVFVVDASGDCGYPIDVQLELRDAVERRFASRDVPVLTVCNKSDQSRDVAADAYMSVTADENVDGVLDAAVEAVAWEPDIPPSRQE
- a CDS encoding succinylglutamate desuccinylase/aspartoacylase family protein; protein product: MTTLGTASAAPGEMDTGRLEVGETRDGSPVELPVAVVNGARDGETLYLQAASDGDELNGVGVIQRVVPRLDPADLAGTILIVGIVNYHAFQVAEHRNPIDDTKMNRAYPGDANGTSSERIAAATFEAATRADLVLDLHQGSTSRMIDEVRVRCGPRHRLHRECLELAKTFGCGYVLDQKGPDGQLARAGPDEGIPTVDPELGGCVGWDESSIQRGVEGVFNVLRGYGFLDGSVDRQRQTRATGFDQYGSPAGGLVRFQQELGDEVRAGDTLFEVTDTFGSLKARITADSDGIFWRSRRLPQVATGEYVCSVGIDIDSY
- a CDS encoding DUF7385 family protein; protein product: MDDFENLVSSLTPREDNPEIKLYQNTTAVACPICEDSFDSLVVCKEQSTSLRQTELLDICVSVHDDRPVLFTHKS
- a CDS encoding pyridoxal-phosphate dependent enzyme, which produces MLRCADCGRTDDHRWRCHCGGPLDFADSAVPEGQAPDPASFDTRDGLWSFADFLPVAREVSLGEGLTPLVSASDWDAQFKLEYVFPTGSFKDRGATTTLSRAVAVGADRVVEDSSGNAGAAIATYAARAGLPADIYVPADAKASKLRAIERAGATAIRVEGDRQAVTDACIAAVEGESRAAGDERVYYASHAWDPAFYAGTATMAYEIALQRDWSVPDAVVCPLGHGTLFLGAYRGFRALREAGWIDRVPRLLGVQAEGYAPIAETLHPVESAAGDSNDRADGIQIRQPARREQLLDAVDATDGDVVALGSEAVETELDRLHRAGFYTEPTCAVAPAGLREYRERGVLSAEDDVVVPLTGSGLKN
- a CDS encoding MATE family efflux transporter is translated as MFDLSQEEITEGSISRALVLLAAPLVVQNLVQVVQQVVDTFWVGRIGETAVAAVGLNFPLTALLLSVLTTPFVGVQVLVSQRTGSDDRAGARSAGFHGLVLALVLGVAMALVTVTYAEELIALLNPGDEVARLAVLYLRIYIVGVVAAAASDALEAGFIGSGDSRAALYINLTVVAVNIVLDPFLILGLGPFPALGIEGAAYATAAGFLCGFLLAAGLTLGGRDSYTLTRESVGFEVDEFRELIDVGGPTTAQRLGGQSVRVVLVSIVAITGGAAGLAAYTVGARIAAIAYIPASGLQQAAQSIVGQNLGAGQPGRASRVTWVGVGIAAGALSVVGAIQWVVPEFITTVFVPDLTPLGFEYTVTYLEILAYSYWAIGGTYLFLGGFNGARRTRTSLVVDLLKYWGIRFPIGVLALPTTFAVSLLGVSLTPGVGLGVTAIFWAVTISNVVTVVGVGAYYWYTTNDGMLERAADSVSNSASGD
- a CDS encoding class I SAM-dependent methyltransferase; amino-acid sequence: MDTVLDATDRQKLLDGDDRDFYVSPRFVHHVDEQFRERLTALYRRELPADARVLDLMSSWVSHLPPDASYPRVVGHGLNRAELAANDRLDDSFVQNLNADQSLPFDDHSFDAVLIAVSVQYLQYPTAVFREIARVLAPGGVLAVSFSNRMFPQKAIRAWRAASMDARADLVRRYCDAAGGFESVETLRETPATGDPFYAVVARRAAD
- a CDS encoding competence/damage-inducible protein A gives rise to the protein MQVALLTVGDEILAGDIENTNATWLARQLTERGVTVTRILTVPDDRGLIAETLRDWTAQFDAVVVTGGLGGTPDDVTMDAVADAVGVEMAVNDEAKTDVEATIAAYREQYPDLAERYPDLDLDVTQHASIPAGARPLLNTVGLSPGCVIGGVYVFPGIPEEMKAMFDAVAEEFGGSVVSETLYTDAPEGALTEQLRTARDEFGVAVGSYPSRGEPNRLKIVGEDAEAVAAATAWLREHVETVDR